The following coding sequences are from one Microcoleus sp. FACHB-831 window:
- a CDS encoding Uma2 family endonuclease, translating into MTQALPKPIAFEGFLEWKPEPGRYELHDGVIIEIQPTGEHEEVKGFLATKLTIEFDRLNVPYFIPNQALVKPPEKESGYLPDVLILNRTNLAAEPLWKKYSTVTQGASIPLVIEVVRTNWRDDYLLKVADYEEIGVPEYWIFDYLGLGGRRFIGNPKQPTISVYSMVEGEYQVSQFRGSDSASADSFASRIESPAFPELNLTVEQIFRIGALPQ; encoded by the coding sequence ATGACTCAAGCCTTACCCAAACCGATTGCATTTGAAGGCTTTCTAGAGTGGAAGCCCGAACCGGGGCGCTATGAACTACATGACGGGGTGATTATTGAAATACAGCCTACAGGAGAACATGAAGAAGTCAAAGGTTTTTTGGCAACAAAATTGACCATAGAGTTTGACCGATTAAATGTTCCCTACTTCATACCCAATCAAGCGCTAGTCAAGCCGCCAGAAAAAGAATCAGGTTATTTACCAGATGTACTAATACTAAATCGGACTAACCTAGCGGCGGAACCGTTATGGAAAAAATATTCAACTGTTACTCAAGGTGCATCAATTCCCCTAGTAATTGAAGTAGTCCGTACCAATTGGCGGGATGATTACCTACTTAAAGTGGCGGATTATGAAGAAATTGGTGTTCCGGAATACTGGATTTTTGATTACCTGGGATTAGGCGGTAGGCGATTTATTGGCAACCCTAAGCAACCTACTATTTCGGTTTACTCAATGGTTGAGGGTGAATACCAAGTGAGCCAATTTAGGGGTAGCGATTCCGCTAGCGCGGATAGCTTCGCTTCACGCATCGAGTCACCAGCGTTTCCAGAGTTAAATTTGACTGTTGAACAGATATTTAGAATTGGGGCGCTTCCCCAATAG
- a CDS encoding response regulator, whose translation MCYQSLPPLDGLQVLVVDNDPDSRYLLTLVFEEYGVKTIGATSVGEAIEILKHITPDLLISELGLPKEDGYSLMRRVKALESGRSEIPAIALTAYAMESDRSQALSVGFYKHLSKPFDIDELIKTVACLIFNKQFQTVPT comes from the coding sequence ATGTGTTATCAATCTTTGCCACCGCTTGATGGGCTGCAAGTCCTCGTTGTTGATAACGATCCTGATTCTAGATATTTACTGACACTGGTGTTTGAAGAGTATGGCGTTAAAACGATTGGGGCAACATCGGTAGGCGAGGCTATAGAAATCCTCAAACACATTACACCAGACCTCCTGATCAGCGAACTTGGCTTGCCCAAAGAAGATGGCTACTCGCTGATGCGCCGGGTGAAAGCCCTTGAGAGCGGGCGATCGGAGATTCCAGCGATCGCCCTAACAGCATATGCAATGGAGAGCGATCGCTCCCAGGCTCTATCGGTCGGCTTTTACAAACACTTATCCAAACCTTTCGACATCGACGAATTAATAAAAACAGTTGCTTGCCTAATTTTTAATAAACAATTTCAAACGGTACCTACATGA
- a CDS encoding pentapeptide repeat-containing protein, with protein MANEEHLALLQRGVNSWNEWRRRNPQILPDFSQNVFSQNVFQSICNLDFILGNSSSDAVSKTESREVKISTAHFSGANFSQTNFSGANLAGAELRRANLTEANLSRVDLTGADLTGADLTGADLTGANLLGARFSKANLTVANLTEAIGGLREADASPEQADSKRVLFNKANLSGAILSKANFSFADFNKANLAGANLSGSSFHKSHFHTANLAEADLSEANLSEAEFSFADLRKARLRGANLTGAYFWMADLREADLCGATTNLGESYLFRANFIGANLSRADLKDADFSNSYLLQANLTEAILVNTNLKGAELKGAIMPNITTPKPITVLRVIKKN; from the coding sequence ATGGCGAATGAGGAACACCTAGCTCTACTTCAGCGGGGTGTAAATAGCTGGAATGAGTGGAGAAGAAGAAACCCGCAGATTTTACCAGACTTCAGCCAAAATGTCTTTAGCCAAAATGTCTTTCAGAGTATCTGCAACCTTGACTTCATCTTAGGTAACTCCAGCTCGGATGCGGTTAGCAAGACTGAATCCAGAGAAGTTAAAATCAGCACAGCTCACTTCAGTGGAGCCAACTTTAGCCAAACCAACTTTAGCGGAGCTAACCTTGCTGGAGCCGAGCTTCGTAGAGCTAACCTCACAGAAGCCAATCTTAGCAGAGTTGACCTCACTGGAGCTGACCTCACTGGAGCTGACCTCACTGGAGCTGACCTCACTGGCGCTAACCTCCTTGGTGCTAGGTTCAGTAAGGCTAACCTTACTGTAGCTAACCTCACTGAGGCTATAGGTGGACTGCGCGAAGCTGACGCTAGCCCTGAACAAGCTGACTCTAAGCGTGTTTTGTTCAACAAAGCTAACTTGAGTGGAGCTATCCTTAGCAAAGCTAACTTCAGTTTTGCTGACTTCAACAAAGCTAACCTAGCTGGCGCTAATCTTAGTGGATCTAGCTTCCACAAGTCACACTTCCATACAGCTAATCTCGCAGAGGCTGACCTTAGTGAAGCCAACCTTAGTGAGGCTGAATTCAGTTTTGCTGACCTTCGTAAAGCTCGCCTACGTGGGGCTAATCTTACTGGAGCTTACTTCTGGATGGCTGACCTCCGTGAGGCTGACCTCTGTGGAGCTACAACTAACCTTGGGGAAAGTTATTTATTTAGAGCAAACTTTATTGGAGCAAATCTCAGCAGGGCTGACCTCAAAGATGCTGACTTCAGTAATAGTTACCTATTGCAAGCTAATCTCACCGAAGCCATTCTTGTAAATACAAATCTCAAAGGAGCTGAACTTAAAGGAGCAATTATGCCAAATATTACAACCCCGAAACCAATAACTGTCTTACGGGTAATAAAAAAGAATTAA
- a CDS encoding Crp/Fnr family transcriptional regulator: MPRENRLLANICRDLYAKLAPDLKQVSLEQGTILHHPGETIKNLYFPIDCLLSITVTMLDGATVEAGLIGNREVIGVNAFMGGRETTQTEYIVQMAGSAIKVDAELLLEEFDRNKNLRDVLLRYTQALIAQISQTTACNSLHVLDQRLARWLLEAQDRADTDDLKLTQEFLGHMLGVRRAGVTQAAQKLQEKGVIRYQRGHVHILDQQGLEAASCECFHVLREEYDRLLGGKNRDG, encoded by the coding sequence ATGCCTCGTGAAAACCGCCTGCTTGCCAACATATGCCGTGATTTATACGCCAAACTCGCCCCTGACCTGAAGCAAGTTTCGCTGGAACAGGGCACGATACTCCACCATCCGGGCGAGACTATCAAAAATCTCTATTTCCCCATCGATTGCCTGCTCTCGATCACCGTCACGATGCTTGACGGCGCTACGGTTGAGGCGGGTTTAATCGGCAACCGTGAAGTAATCGGCGTCAATGCCTTCATGGGCGGAAGGGAGACTACGCAGACCGAATACATCGTCCAGATGGCGGGCAGTGCCATCAAGGTGGATGCAGAACTGCTGCTGGAGGAGTTCGATCGCAATAAGAATTTGCGCGACGTGCTGCTGCGCTACACGCAAGCACTGATCGCGCAGATCTCGCAGACCACCGCCTGCAACAGCCTCCACGTTCTAGACCAACGCTTGGCACGCTGGCTGCTCGAAGCGCAAGACCGGGCTGACACGGACGACCTTAAGCTGACGCAGGAGTTCCTCGGCCATATGCTGGGCGTGCGCCGCGCTGGCGTCACTCAAGCTGCCCAAAAGCTTCAGGAGAAGGGTGTCATCCGGTATCAGCGAGGTCACGTCCATATCTTAGACCAGCAGGGGTTGGAAGCGGCTTCGTGCGAGTGTTTCCATGTTCTTAGAGAGGAATACGATCGCTTGCTTGGAGGAAAAAATAGAGATGGCTGA
- a CDS encoding GH1 family beta-glucosidase, which produces MQTSYQFPENFMWGVATSAYQIEGAASVGDRKPSVWDTFSSIPGLIEDGSSGAVACDHYHRYKSDIELMAKLGIKHYRFSIAWPRIIPDGRGKVNEQGIDFYKRLVDCLVENGITPHATLFHWDSPQALEDLYGSWRSREMASDFADYATAVVSRLGDRVTNWMTINEISQFTHVGYAANHQPTKAPGTIVTSLKEVWQTCHNALLAHGLGCQAIRAASPGSCSVALVADIGVSVPLTESAADVAAAQKAFHVTWFNGGIIFPAITGAYSPIILEQLGADAPDIHSGDLETINQPLEALGINNYTGHYVRAADNKDGYEFLALPKSYPRLNMPWLNIVPEGMYWGIRNISEVLGRKDLPLLITENGCATQDEVNAKGEVMDIDRIFYLRQHLKAAHRAVNEGYPLKGYFLWSFMDNFEWEQGYTRRFGITYVDYKTQERIPKASFNWYAECIRQNRVV; this is translated from the coding sequence ATGCAAACTAGCTACCAATTTCCAGAAAACTTTATGTGGGGAGTTGCTACCTCCGCCTATCAAATAGAGGGAGCAGCATCAGTTGGCGATCGCAAACCCAGCGTGTGGGATACATTCAGTAGCATCCCCGGACTTATTGAGGATGGCAGTTCGGGCGCTGTTGCTTGCGACCACTACCACCGCTACAAATCAGACATAGAACTGATGGCAAAACTGGGCATCAAGCATTACCGCTTCAGCATCGCTTGGCCCCGTATTATTCCTGACGGTCGCGGAAAAGTGAACGAGCAGGGGATAGATTTTTACAAGCGCTTAGTTGATTGCTTGGTCGAGAACGGAATTACACCACACGCTACCCTATTTCATTGGGACAGTCCTCAAGCACTAGAAGACTTGTACGGTTCTTGGCGCAGCCGAGAGATGGCTTCAGATTTCGCTGATTATGCAACTGCTGTTGTCAGTCGGTTGGGCGATCGCGTCACCAACTGGATGACAATTAACGAAATCTCTCAATTTACTCATGTCGGCTATGCTGCAAACCACCAACCCACCAAGGCTCCCGGCACTATTGTCACCTCTCTCAAAGAAGTATGGCAGACTTGTCACAACGCTCTATTAGCTCACGGTTTGGGCTGTCAGGCTATCCGTGCAGCCTCGCCCGGTTCCTGTTCTGTTGCCCTCGTGGCTGATATCGGCGTATCGGTTCCCCTCACCGAGTCAGCCGCTGATGTAGCAGCAGCGCAGAAGGCTTTTCATGTCACCTGGTTCAACGGCGGTATCATTTTTCCCGCCATCACTGGTGCTTACAGCCCCATCATATTAGAGCAGTTGGGAGCGGATGCTCCTGATATTCATTCAGGCGATTTAGAAACAATTAATCAGCCACTTGAAGCGCTGGGTATTAATAATTACACTGGCCATTATGTACGTGCTGCTGATAATAAAGATGGGTATGAATTCCTCGCTTTACCCAAGAGCTATCCGCGACTTAATATGCCTTGGCTGAATATCGTTCCTGAAGGTATGTATTGGGGCATTCGTAATATCAGCGAAGTGCTTGGGCGTAAAGATTTGCCCCTCTTGATTACTGAAAATGGCTGCGCTACTCAAGACGAAGTTAACGCTAAAGGCGAAGTAATGGACATAGACCGCATTTTCTATCTGCGGCAACATTTAAAAGCGGCTCATCGAGCAGTTAATGAGGGGTATCCTTTGAAGGGTTATTTCTTGTGGAGTTTCATGGATAACTTTGAGTGGGAGCAGGGTTATACTCGCCGCTTTGGAATTACCTATGTCGATTACAAGACGCAAGAACGCATTCCGAAAGCGAGTTTTAATTGGTATGCAGAGTGCATTCGCCAGAATAGGGTGGTTTGA
- a CDS encoding PAS domain-containing protein codes for MPDFKTLFESAPGLYLVLTPDFTIVAASDAYLRATMTKREEIMGRQVFDAFPDNPEDPNAKGVSNLRNSLKRVLQNRASDTMAIQKYDIRRPESEGGGFEERYWSVVNSPVFGADNQVAYIFNYVEDISEFIRLKQQEIEQQKLNEKLQSRAVQMEAEIYLRLQELQEVNLRLLAANEELAKARDQAQEEQERSISILESINDAFVALDNQWRITYINREAARLTGKKPEEFIGKTHWEVWPWSVGQRVEQEYRRAIADGVAVHFEQFYEPLSIWLEIHAYPYKDGLGIYFRDITSRKEAEQERERLLAQELQHTTRLQKLALASLAINSAVSTEDVLRAIAQQAQEIILAHQSVTSMTIDQNWTQAINCVLLSDKYAAWRDYDEKTDGSGIYACVCHANRPMRMTQAQLEAHPKWQGFGKHADKHPPMRGWLAAPLVGRDGRNIGLIQLSDKYEGEFTEEDEAIIVQLAQMGAVAIENRRLYEAEQIARTQAESANRVKDEFLAVLSHELRSPLNPILGWAKLLRSRKYDAATTARALEIIERNATLQTQLIEDLLDVSRIMQGKISLNAFPVNLASIIEAAIDTMRLAAEAKSIQIEALVHSTRAIVSGDGNRLQQVVWNLLSNAIKFTPQGGRIEILLETIGSFAQIQVKDTGKGITEEFLPYVFDYFRQADSTITRKFGGLGLGLAIVRHLVELHGGNVSVESLGEGLGTTFTVKLPLYNSLGKGDSTENLENINSSDFPFSSSLAGVRVLVVDDEPDTREFVTFALEQSGAKTSAAASTGEALEAIKSFRPDVIVSDIGMPEEDGYSFIGKVRSLAPKLGGTIPAIALTAYAREEDRLQALSAGFQMHVAKPIEPDDLVAIVASLAGRTRTT; via the coding sequence ATGCCTGACTTTAAGACTTTGTTTGAGTCAGCACCAGGCTTGTATTTAGTATTGACGCCGGATTTTACTATCGTGGCGGCGAGCGATGCTTACTTGCGTGCAACGATGACGAAACGCGAGGAAATTATGGGGCGTCAAGTCTTTGATGCCTTCCCTGACAATCCTGAAGATCCCAACGCTAAGGGGGTCAGCAATCTGCGAAACTCGCTGAAGCGGGTGCTACAGAATCGGGCTTCAGACACTATGGCGATCCAGAAGTATGACATTCGCCGTCCCGAATCTGAGGGGGGTGGATTTGAGGAGAGATACTGGAGTGTCGTCAACTCGCCAGTTTTTGGCGCGGACAACCAGGTTGCCTATATCTTTAATTATGTTGAGGATATCAGCGAGTTCATCAGGCTCAAGCAGCAGGAAATCGAGCAGCAAAAGCTAAATGAAAAGCTGCAAAGCCGTGCGGTGCAGATGGAAGCTGAGATTTATCTGAGGTTGCAGGAGTTACAAGAGGTCAACCTACGGCTGCTAGCAGCGAACGAAGAACTGGCAAAGGCACGCGATCAAGCGCAAGAGGAACAGGAGAGAAGCATAAGTATCTTGGAAAGCATCAATGATGCGTTTGTGGCTTTAGATAACCAGTGGCGAATTACCTATATCAACAGAGAGGCGGCGAGGCTTACCGGGAAAAAGCCAGAAGAATTCATTGGCAAAACTCACTGGGAAGTTTGGCCTTGGTCAGTAGGACAGCGAGTTGAGCAAGAATATCGTCGCGCGATCGCCGATGGGGTGGCTGTACATTTTGAGCAGTTCTACGAGCCGTTAAGCATATGGTTGGAGATCCATGCTTATCCTTACAAAGACGGGCTTGGCATTTATTTCCGGGATATTACCAGCCGCAAGGAAGCAGAGCAAGAGCGCGAACGCCTGCTGGCACAAGAGCTGCAACATACAACGCGATTACAAAAGCTGGCGCTAGCTTCGCTTGCTATCAACTCGGCTGTTTCAACCGAAGACGTGCTAAGAGCGATCGCGCAACAAGCACAGGAAATTATCCTAGCACACCAGTCAGTCACGAGTATGACTATCGATCAAAACTGGACGCAGGCTATCAATTGTGTCTTGCTCTCGGATAAGTATGCAGCGTGGCGAGACTATGATGAAAAGACTGATGGCTCTGGTATTTACGCTTGTGTCTGCCATGCAAATCGTCCGATGCGGATGACTCAAGCGCAACTCGAAGCTCATCCAAAATGGCAAGGGTTTGGCAAGCATGCTGACAAGCATCCGCCGATGCGCGGTTGGCTTGCGGCACCGCTTGTAGGGCGAGACGGACGAAACATTGGTTTGATCCAGCTATCGGATAAGTATGAGGGCGAGTTTACCGAAGAAGATGAAGCCATCATCGTGCAGCTAGCACAGATGGGAGCGGTGGCGATCGAGAATAGACGGTTGTACGAAGCTGAACAGATAGCACGCACTCAGGCTGAGTCAGCCAACCGAGTCAAGGATGAGTTTTTGGCAGTGCTTTCCCACGAATTGCGATCGCCGCTCAACCCAATTTTGGGTTGGGCAAAGCTGCTGCGATCGCGCAAATATGATGCCGCTACTACTGCTCGCGCTCTTGAGATAATCGAGCGCAACGCCACTTTGCAGACGCAATTAATTGAAGATTTGCTGGATGTTTCACGCATCATGCAGGGAAAAATCAGCTTGAATGCGTTTCCGGTTAATCTAGCATCAATCATTGAAGCAGCGATAGATACTATGCGGTTAGCTGCTGAAGCTAAGTCGATTCAAATTGAGGCGCTGGTTCATTCGACTAGAGCAATAGTTTCCGGCGATGGGAACCGATTGCAGCAAGTTGTCTGGAATTTGCTCTCTAATGCGATTAAGTTCACCCCGCAAGGAGGGCGTATAGAAATTTTACTTGAGACTATAGGTTCGTTTGCTCAAATTCAAGTTAAGGACACAGGCAAAGGCATTACTGAAGAATTTCTACCTTATGTTTTTGATTACTTCCGCCAAGCTGATAGCACTATTACTAGGAAATTTGGCGGATTAGGGTTGGGATTAGCAATCGTGCGTCACTTGGTAGAATTGCATGGCGGTAATGTCAGCGTGGAAAGTCTTGGAGAAGGACTTGGGACAACGTTTACCGTAAAACTGCCACTTTATAACAGTTTGGGGAAAGGAGATTCGACCGAAAATTTGGAAAATATAAACTCTTCAGACTTTCCTTTTTCCTCTTCTCTGGCTGGCGTGCGCGTACTTGTAGTAGATGATGAGCCAGATACGCGAGAATTTGTAACTTTTGCGCTCGAACAGTCTGGCGCTAAGACGAGCGCCGCTGCATCAACAGGTGAAGCGCTTGAGGCAATTAAGTCGTTTAGGCCAGATGTAATAGTAAGCGATATCGGCATGCCAGAAGAAGACGGTTACAGTTTTATCGGCAAAGTGCGATCGCTAGCTCCAAAACTTGGAGGAACCATTCCAGCGATCGCCCTAACAGCTTACGCTAGAGAGGAAGACCGCTTGCAAGCTCTTTCAGCAGGTTTCCAGATGCACGTAGCGAAACCAATAGAGCCAGACGATTTGGTTGCTATAGTTGCAAGCTTGGCTGGACGTACCAGAACAACTTAA
- a CDS encoding GAF domain-containing protein, with product MKIAENTEELQQGLDREVLLHRIANRVRQSLELAEILTATVAEIRSFLGTDRVMVYRFHANGSGEVIAEAINPNRLSSLLGLNFPADDIPVRVRDLFVKTRQRSIVNVASQQIGMSPLDCSETGKPLNADIKYRPADSCHIQYLTAMGVKFSLAVPILYREQLWGLLVSHHCEPRSITDAEMELVQRVADQMSIAIAQSTLLSQTREKAQREATINRVATILHTLQTPPLQTALEEIVAVLQGCGGRLYINADNILSAQLYSCGLQPIIASQREDNSLDRHPVWQKWISKCLKHTHLELAVGGSGVPWLIRDIYNEIELQGLAEIFRDRGIRSLLVIPLFYSQQSLGYLTIFSQEITTEILWAGRFDSTSQQMQPRQSFEAWREFKSGQPREWTAGEIELAQALGNHFSMAIQQHQLYQQVQALNANLEHQVKQRTHELQQSLELAKVLKQVTNQIRSTLDLPTILQTIVQEIRKLLNTNRVIVYRFLQSWEGKVLVEDVTDKNLSILGQIYEPNCFPVEYTYQYQAGRVRAINNILEAGLSACHIEFLQKIQVKANLVVPIRRSDRLWGLLIAHECDAPRNWHNYELDLLQQLADQAAIAIHQAELYEQSRAAAATATQKAEHLEFALDALQRTQAQLIQTEKMSSLGQLVAGIAHEINNPVTFINGNIDYIKEYTHHLLSLLELYQQDYPKPTPRILERIDDIELEFLIQDLPKMLSSMKVGADRIGQLVLSLRNFSRLDESARKPVNIHEGIDSTLVILQHRLTAKPNYPAINLVKEYGKLPLIECYAGQLNQVFMNVLSNAIDALEQHDEKRTPAEIKTSPSQITISTEIKNQDEGATSLSSVVIRIRDNGPGIAEAVRGRIFNPFFTTKPVGKGTGLGLSISYQIVVEKHGGVLRCMSQPGQGTEFWIEIPFQ from the coding sequence ATGAAAATCGCTGAGAATACAGAAGAGCTACAGCAAGGTCTAGATCGGGAAGTTTTGCTGCATCGGATCGCCAACCGAGTTCGGCAATCTCTAGAATTAGCAGAAATCTTAACGGCTACTGTAGCAGAAATCCGGTCATTCTTAGGAACAGACCGAGTTATGGTGTATCGATTTCATGCCAATGGCAGTGGGGAGGTAATTGCTGAAGCGATAAATCCAAATCGCCTCTCATCCCTGCTAGGTCTGAATTTTCCAGCAGATGATATTCCTGTTCGCGTCCGCGATTTATTTGTTAAAACTCGTCAGCGCTCGATTGTAAATGTTGCGTCGCAGCAGATTGGCATGAGTCCCCTAGACTGTTCAGAAACAGGAAAACCTTTGAATGCCGATATTAAGTATAGACCAGCAGACTCATGCCACATTCAATATTTAACAGCAATGGGGGTAAAATTTTCTTTGGCTGTGCCGATTCTGTATCGCGAACAACTGTGGGGGTTGTTGGTGTCTCATCACTGCGAACCGCGTTCGATAACAGATGCAGAAATGGAATTGGTGCAGCGAGTGGCAGATCAGATGTCGATTGCGATCGCGCAGTCAACTCTCCTCAGCCAAACCCGAGAAAAAGCGCAGCGTGAAGCTACTATTAACCGAGTGGCAACTATACTTCACACCTTGCAAACGCCTCCATTGCAAACTGCTTTAGAGGAAATTGTTGCTGTACTGCAAGGTTGCGGCGGCAGACTTTATATAAACGCGGATAACATCTTATCAGCACAGTTATATAGCTGCGGTTTGCAACCAATAATAGCTAGCCAAAGGGAAGATAATTCGCTCGATCGGCATCCGGTATGGCAGAAATGGATAAGTAAATGTTTAAAGCATACTCATCTAGAGCTAGCTGTTGGGGGAAGCGGCGTTCCTTGGCTAATTAGAGATATATATAACGAAATCGAGCTGCAAGGTTTGGCGGAAATATTCCGCGATCGCGGGATTCGGAGCCTGTTGGTTATCCCTCTTTTTTACTCTCAGCAATCGCTCGGTTATTTGACGATTTTTAGCCAAGAGATTACCACAGAAATATTATGGGCGGGACGCTTTGACTCTACTAGCCAACAAATGCAACCTCGCCAATCCTTTGAAGCATGGCGAGAGTTTAAAAGCGGCCAACCCCGCGAGTGGACTGCTGGAGAAATTGAACTGGCTCAAGCTTTAGGCAACCATTTTTCGATGGCGATCCAACAGCACCAGCTTTACCAACAGGTGCAGGCTTTAAACGCCAATTTAGAGCATCAAGTCAAACAGCGGACGCATGAATTGCAGCAATCTTTGGAATTAGCTAAAGTTCTTAAGCAAGTTACCAACCAAATTCGCAGTACTTTAGATTTACCAACTATCTTGCAAACTATTGTCCAAGAGATTCGGAAATTATTAAACACAAATAGAGTGATAGTTTACCGCTTCTTACAGAGTTGGGAAGGCAAAGTATTGGTCGAAGATGTGACAGATAAAAACCTGTCTATTTTAGGACAAATCTACGAGCCGAATTGCTTCCCGGTGGAGTATACCTATCAGTATCAAGCGGGAAGAGTTAGAGCTATTAATAATATACTTGAGGCAGGTTTGAGCGCCTGTCATATAGAATTTTTACAGAAAATTCAGGTAAAAGCTAACCTAGTCGTACCGATAAGGAGAAGCGATCGCCTGTGGGGGTTGCTGATTGCCCATGAGTGTGACGCTCCCAGAAATTGGCACAATTATGAACTTGATTTGTTGCAACAGTTAGCAGATCAAGCCGCGATCGCTATTCATCAAGCAGAACTATACGAACAAAGCCGCGCTGCTGCTGCTACAGCCACGCAAAAAGCCGAACACTTAGAGTTTGCTCTGGATGCTTTGCAAAGAACCCAAGCTCAATTGATTCAAACCGAAAAAATGTCGAGTTTAGGTCAGTTAGTAGCTGGTATTGCTCACGAAATTAACAACCCTGTAACTTTCATTAATGGCAATATTGACTACATTAAGGAATATACGCATCATTTGCTAAGTCTCCTGGAACTTTACCAACAAGATTACCCTAAGCCTACTCCTAGAATTTTGGAACGAATTGACGACATTGAGTTAGAGTTTTTAATCCAAGATCTACCTAAGATGCTGTCATCAATGAAAGTTGGCGCTGACCGCATCGGGCAATTAGTGTTGTCTTTACGGAATTTTTCCCGGCTGGATGAGTCTGCAAGGAAGCCAGTTAATATCCACGAAGGCATAGATAGCACTTTAGTAATTTTGCAACATCGACTTACTGCAAAGCCAAACTACCCCGCGATTAACCTTGTAAAAGAATATGGTAAATTGCCTTTAATCGAGTGCTATGCAGGGCAGTTGAATCAGGTATTTATGAATGTTTTAAGCAATGCGATTGATGCGTTGGAGCAACACGATGAAAAGAGAACGCCCGCAGAAATTAAAACTTCACCCAGTCAAATTACTATTAGCACGGAAATTAAAAATCAGGATGAGGGAGCCACGTCTCTTTCTTCAGTTGTAATTCGGATAAGAGATAATGGCCCCGGCATAGCGGAAGCGGTACGAGGGAGAATTTTTAATCCATTTTTTACTACTAAGCCTGTGGGCAAGGGAACAGGGTTAGGGTTGTCTATCAGCTATCAAATAGTGGTGGAAAAACACGGTGGGGTATTAAGATGTATGTCGCAACCAGGTCAGGGTACTGAGTTTTGGATCGAGATTCCTTTCCAATAG
- a CDS encoding helix-turn-helix domain-containing protein produces the protein MNTTVFAQQVEAMSERLTILYQGIDISSSLPPALLPSALKELGVASERLEVAAEMLHQQNRKLSLADQSLEAERQEHQVLLEFIPDAYLLTDAAGIIQEANSAATKLLKIPQSLLIGKSIKAFVTRETQQAFEAELQRLPQRSWKQEWQIRLQPYQSETFNASVLVEVNRQQANQPMTVRWLLRQSSDAFGGTRSDNRSQVEVSEKPENYDDLGYRLQVYHKGEIIPLNPNVIWQVRSGLVKLTTFSDKGQEVLVGLAGASAPFGSSLTALPLYQATALADTQLWCIPCNDFAASPKLKQRLLPQISQRLKQTELLLAVYGQVRVADRLESLLKLLKEEIGQPVANGTRLSVRLTHEDLANACCTTRVTITRLLSQLQQQNKLSMDSQHHIVLKA, from the coding sequence ATGAATACCACTGTCTTTGCTCAACAAGTAGAAGCGATGTCTGAGCGCTTAACGATCCTCTATCAAGGAATCGACATATCCTCTTCACTACCGCCTGCTTTACTACCATCTGCTCTCAAAGAACTGGGTGTTGCATCGGAGCGACTTGAGGTAGCAGCAGAAATGCTGCACCAACAGAATCGGAAGTTATCATTGGCTGACCAGAGTTTGGAAGCCGAACGTCAGGAACACCAAGTATTGTTGGAGTTTATTCCCGATGCTTACCTGCTAACAGATGCAGCAGGAATAATTCAGGAAGCGAATTCGGCAGCTACCAAGTTGCTTAAGATCCCGCAATCTTTGCTGATTGGTAAGTCGATAAAAGCTTTTGTAACTCGTGAAACTCAGCAAGCGTTTGAGGCTGAGTTGCAGCGGCTCCCGCAAAGATCTTGGAAACAGGAGTGGCAGATCCGCTTGCAGCCTTATCAAAGCGAGACGTTTAATGCCAGCGTCCTCGTAGAGGTAAACCGCCAGCAAGCAAACCAACCGATGACCGTGCGCTGGCTGTTGCGCCAATCGAGCGATGCTTTTGGGGGAACGCGCAGCGACAATCGCAGCCAGGTCGAAGTATCAGAAAAACCTGAAAACTATGACGATCTCGGCTACCGTTTGCAGGTCTATCACAAAGGGGAAATCATTCCTTTAAACCCTAACGTGATTTGGCAGGTTCGTTCAGGCTTGGTCAAACTAACAACATTTTCTGATAAGGGCCAAGAAGTGTTGGTTGGGTTAGCAGGTGCCTCAGCCCCCTTTGGTTCTAGCTTGACTGCCCTGCCACTCTATCAGGCAACCGCTCTGGCCGATACTCAGCTATGGTGCATTCCATGCAACGACTTCGCGGCGTCTCCTAAACTCAAGCAGCGCCTTTTACCCCAAATTAGCCAACGACTAAAACAAACCGAATTGCTGCTAGCTGTTTACGGACAAGTACGAGTCGCAGACCGCTTGGAGAGTTTATTAAAGTTGTTAAAAGAGGAAATTGGGCAACCTGTAGCGAATGGCACTCGGTTGAGCGTTCGTCTAACACATGAAGACCTTGCTAATGCCTGCTGCACAACCCGAGTCACCATCACCCGGTTGCTTAGTCAACTACAGCAGCAAAACAAGCTGAGTATGGACTCTCAACATCACATAGTTTTAAAGGCATAG